Proteins found in one Drosophila busckii strain San Diego stock center, stock number 13000-0081.31 chromosome 2R, ASM1175060v1, whole genome shotgun sequence genomic segment:
- the LOC108595849 gene encoding uncharacterized protein LOC108595849, with translation MSRLCWRFRRRLSLLLLCFLTVAPLRPTPTAMAQQSEQESSWRLAPMWKSVYQVEQQRSGSSLPKIAAAQDVAPEFEYDWTKAFNFHKYPLSLNRRFRQRYNKYLKELQVRQLWVQSPAASKRDYSLWPSKKKREPKYRPSISAGVLTNLGEFFNQLQANVRFAEQYHQLGESDTQLLEGVHPHPLAAPAAQEDNSFEEPRAPSKLRQSMNSYEPPQKIRSLVSRNPHGYRGSQLVDPSYMWLGLG, from the exons TGGCGCCATTGCGACCCACGCCCACTGCAATGGCCCAGCAGAGTGAGCAGGAGTCGTCTTGGCGCTTGGCGCCAATGTGGAAAAGCGTTTACcaagtggagcagcagcgcagcggaAGTTCGTTGCCgaaaattgcagcagcgcaggaTGTGGCGCCCGAATTTGAGTATGACTGGACAAAGGCTTTTAATTTCCACAAGTATCCGCTGTCCTTGAACCGACGCTTTCGTCAGCGCTATAATAAATATCTGAAGGAGTTGCAGGTGCGACAGCTCTGGGTGCAATCTCCGGCTGCAAGCAAGCGCGACTATAGCTTGTGGCCAAGCAAAAAGAAACGCGAGCCCAAGTATAGACCTTCCATTAGTGCTG gAGTGCTGACGAATCTGGGCGAGTTCTTCAATCAGCTGCAGGCCAATGTGCGTTTTGCCGAGCAGTACCATCAGCTGGGTGAATCCGACACACAGCTGCTGGAGGGTGTGCATCCACATCCGCTGGCTGCGCCGGCAGCGCAAGAGGACAACAGCTTCGAAGAGCCACGCGCGCCATCCAAGCTGCGGCAGTCCATGAACAGCTATGAGCCGCCGCAGAAAATACGCTCGCTTGTCTCACGCAATCCACATGGCTATCGTGGCTCCCAGCTGGTCGATCCCAGCTATATGTGGCTCGGACTGGGCTAA
- the LOC108595811 gene encoding uncharacterized protein LOC108595811 isoform X1: MKFELTVERGPCDSELRGWCLGIAIYSLVSIALNVLFVPSTLTFIGFAIALVTNICLLIGCLRFHHLLVGIWLIYPLLIAINFPFAILGSIFHFGGYREAAGSNNVFFALMYYIIFFLITAFCARIVYSYHLHLKNRQSQPQHSVVV; encoded by the exons ATGAAATTCGAACTAACTGTTGAGCGTGGACCATGTGATTCCGAATTACGTGGCTGGTGCCTGGGCATTGCTATCTATTCATTAGTTTCGATTGCATTAAATGTGCTATTTGTGCCATCGA CTCTCACCTTCATTGGATTCGCCATTGCGCTAGtgacaaacatttgtttactcATCGGTTGCCTGCGC TTCCACCACTTACTCGTTGGCATCTGGTTGATCTACCCGCTTTTGATTGCCATCAACTTCCCATTTGCCATTTTGGGCAGCATCTTTCATTTTGGCGGCTATAGAGAGGCCGCTGGCTCGAATAACGTTTTCTTTGCGCTTATGTACTATATTATATTCTTTT TGATCACCGCATTCTGTGCTCGCATTGTCTACTCCTATCACTTGCATCTGAAGAATCGTCAGAGCCAGCCACAGCACTCGGTTGTTGTTTGA
- the LOC108595811 gene encoding uncharacterized protein LOC108595811 isoform X2: MCYLCHRFHHLLVGIWLIYPLLIAINFPFAILGSIFHFGGYREAAGSNNVFFALMYYIIFFLITAFCARIVYSYHLHLKNRQSQPQHSVVV; encoded by the exons ATGTGCTATTTGTGCCATCGA TTCCACCACTTACTCGTTGGCATCTGGTTGATCTACCCGCTTTTGATTGCCATCAACTTCCCATTTGCCATTTTGGGCAGCATCTTTCATTTTGGCGGCTATAGAGAGGCCGCTGGCTCGAATAACGTTTTCTTTGCGCTTATGTACTATATTATATTCTTTT TGATCACCGCATTCTGTGCTCGCATTGTCTACTCCTATCACTTGCATCTGAAGAATCGTCAGAGCCAGCCACAGCACTCGGTTGTTGTTTGA
- the LOC108594941 gene encoding uncharacterized protein LOC108594941: MATCFSINVESGVDYHKESAQDAQTYPVLIVNALNFVGLAIAIITNVCLLFGSLRQNYFLVGFWLIFPLLITIGYPFAILGSIFNFGGYRQSTGSNSIIYAIFIYTLMLVVFLFCARLVYSYFKQLKKRHSNPEHSVVV; this comes from the exons ATGGCCACATGCTTTTCAATTAATGTCGAATCGGGTGTGGACTACCACAAAGAGAGCGCCCAAGATGCTCAAACCTACCCTGTGTTAATTGTTAACG CGCTTAATTTCGTTGGACTTGCCATTGCAATAATTACGAATGTTTGTTTACTCTTCGGCAGCTTGCGC caaaattattttcttgttgGCTTCTGGTTGATCTTTCCGCTTCTTATAACCATTGGCTACCCCTTTGCCATATTGggcagcatatttaattttggcgGCTATAGGCAGAGCACCGGTTCCAATAGTATTATCTAtgccatatttatttatactctTATGTTAG TTGTATTTCTATTCTGCGCCCGCCTTGTCTACTCTTACTTTAAGCAATTGAAGAAGCGCCACAGCAATCCCGAGCACTCGGTGgttgtttga